The following is a genomic window from Acidisarcina sp..
ACGTTGGCCGCACTCGCCGGCTTCTTTGCGCTCGTCAAGATCGCCAGCTACTGGATGGGGAAACCAATCCCGGCAGTCGAAATTTCACAATCTGTAAGCGCACTGCCCCTGTATGCCTTCTACTCGCTGGTACGCATTGGAGCGGCATATCTTCTAAGCCTGATCTTCGCCGTGGGTTATGGCTATATCGCAGCCTACAACCCCCGCGCAGAAGGCCTGATGATCGCGATTCTCGACATCCTGCAATCCATTCCCGTCCTCAGCTTCCTTCCAGGCGTCATGTTGGCGATGGTGGCGCTCATCCCTACACGCCAGTTGGGCATTGAGATGGGTGCGATCCTGCTCATCTTCACGGGTCAGGTGTGGAACATGGCCTTCAGCTTCTATTCTTCGCTGAAGAGCATTCCGCGGGAGTTGCGCGAGGCAGCCAATATCTACCGCTTCTCAGCCTGGCAGCGATTCTGGCAACTTGAGCTTCCCTACTCTGCCATCGGCCTGGTATGGAACTCGATGGTATCCGTCGCCGGCGGCTGGTTCTTCCTGATCGCCTGCGAGATGTTCGTATTGGGCGACCGCGATTTTCGCCTGCCCGGATTGGGATCGTACCTGCAGACCGCGGCGAACTCCGGCAACAGCCGGGCTATAGTGTGGGGACTTGCGACGATGGTCCTGATCATCGTCGCCATGGACCAGTTGATATGGCGCCCGGTGATCGCATGGTCAGACCGCTTTAAGTTCGAGATGTCCGAGAGCAGTGATCGTGTCAGCTCGCCAATCCTTCATCTCCTGCAGAGATCCAGCTTCCTCACTCTATTGCGGGAAAAGACCATCGATCCCTGGGGCGAGAGTATCTATCGACACCTGGCCCAACACTCCGCGCAACGCAGGATCGAACCGCTGGAGGATCAAGGAAAGAGAAAGATTCCACCGTTAGCGATCGTTCTGGCGATTGTCGCCGCACTCGTCGTCTTGTATGCCGCAACGCAGGCTCTCGCAATGCTGCGGCATATTCAGATCAGCGAAGTAAAGCTGCTCCTTATGGGTGCGGGCTCTACCTTTCTCCGCGTGAATGCTTCCCTTCTCATCGCCTCTCTCTGGACAATTCCAGTTGGAGTCATGATTGGCTTTAACCCCAGGCTGGCACGCTTTACGCAGCCAATCACGCAGATCGCAGCCGCATTCCCGGCGCCCTTCCTGTTCCCTATTATCATCGTGGGACTGCAACACCTCGGCCTCGGCCTGGGAGTCGGCTCCATCGTTCTGATGCTGCTCGGCACGCAGTGGTACATCCTCTTCAATGTGATTGCCGGGGCGATGGCCATCCCCTCCGACCTGCGTGAGGTTGCCGACCTCTTCCATTTCAGCAACCTGCAGCGATGGACTACCGTCATCCTCCCAGGAATCTTTCCTTATCTCCTAACCGGTCTGGTGACTGCATCGGGAGGCGCATGGAATGCAAGCATCATCGCGGAGTACTACAACCTGAGGGGGCATACCCTGCAGACTCTGGGTCTTGGCGCACAGATCAGTGCCGCCTCCGACAAGGGACAATTCCCGATTCTGTTGCTGGCCACCATGATTATGGCTACGATGGTCGTCACCATCAATCGCCTGGTATGGAGGAGGCTCTATCGCCTGGCGGAGACAAGATACAAGCTGGAAGGATAAGTTCACTATAGTGCGATCATGAAATCCAGAACTACGGGGCCAATCGTAATTGCCACTCTTGTCGCCACAACTTTCATTGTGGCCGGCAATGCATGGCTTTCGCTTCGCTCTATCAAGGAGCTGGACCAGAGCCAGAACCTCGTGACCCATACCTGGCAGGTGATCACAGCGGTCGAGCGAATCACCAATAGCTTCAAAGATGCCGAGACAGGCACCCGTGGCTATATGCTCACCGGCGATCCTCTCTATCTCGGTCCTTACCAGCTCGCTCAACATGATCTCCCCATAGAGCTGGAAACGGTAAAGAAACTCACCGCTGACAATCCTGACCAGCAGGAGCGGATACGAAGGCTCAGCGAAATCACTCTGCAGCGCATGCAGATGCTCGACAAGGGAATTCAGGAGTATCGCCGGCACTCGGTAGATCCCGCACACCACGCGACGGAGCAGAGCATCGCAGGAAAGGCGGCGATGGATCAGGTTCGCTCCATCGTTGCTGAAGTTCAATATGACGAACAGGTTCTACTGAATCATCGTGTTGCCAGCTCTCGTAACAGTGCGGATCGCGCCCGGGAGACCAGCCTCCTTGCAAGCTTCATAGACCTTCTCCTCATCCTCCTTATGATCCGCTACATCCTTCGCGAGCGGCAGGTGAGGATCGAGACCGACCTTCTGAACGACAACCTGCATAGGCTGCAAATCATCAGTGATACAGCCTTAAGCCAGCTTAGCCTGGACAATCTCACCGCGGAATTGTTGGATCGTCTACGAAACGTACTGGCTGCGGACTGCACCGTACTGTGCCTGTGGAGCGATGGCGAGCTGAGAATCCAGGCGGCAAGCGGCGCCTCAATCCGCCAGGGACAGATTGTCCCAATCACCTCCGACAGTCCACTCTACCGAGTCATTCACCGCGGGCAAGTTGCGTCGATCAGTGAAGCCTCGTCTGCGATTCCCATTGAGGAATTGCGCGGCAAAATGGCAGCGTTTCTCATGCTTCCACTGGTTATTTCTGGAAGGGTTCAAGCTACTCTTATCGCGGGAAGACAGGAAGCGCGCGCTTTCTCTGAGCAGGAACGGGACCTGCTCTTCCTTGCCGCGGATCGAATTGGCATTTCGCTGGACCGAGCCAATGCCTATGAAGCAGAGCGCGCCGCACGGCGACTCGCAGAGAGCCACTCCAATGCAGTACGAATACTCAACAGCGAACTCGAAGCCAGGGTGAAGCTCAGAACTACGGAACTCGAAGTTGCGAATCAGGAGTTGGAGGCCTTCAGCTACTCGGTTTCCCACGATCTTCGCGCCCCGCTGCGCACAGTGGATGGCTTCAGTCTTGCCCTGGAAGAAGACTATGCAGCCCGCCTGGATGATACAGCGCGCAATTACCTTGGCAGAATTCGCTCCAGCGTCCAGCGCATGGGTCAATTGATCGATGCCCTGCTGCAGCTTTCACGTATCACCCGTGCTGAACTCGTACGCGAACCAATTGACGTGACCCGAATGGCGTCAGAAGTTATGCACGAGTTGGAGCAGCTAAACCCGGATCGGGAGATTGAATTCAACGTCGAGCCGGGACTCCAAACGACAGCCGATCCAAAACTATTGCGTGTCGCGCTCGAGAACCTTCTCGGGAACGCCGTGAAATTCACAGCGAAAACCGCACATGCGCAGATCAGCATGGGTAAAGAAGCAGGCTCCGGCGAATTCTTTCTCCGCGACAATGGAGCAGGGTTTGACATGAACTATGTCAACAAGTTATTCAATGCCTTTCAGCGTCTCCATGGGGACAAAGACTTTAAGGGATCAGGGATTGGGCTGGCAACGGTTGCCCGCGTTATCCGCCGGCATCACGGGGAAATCCGTGCCGAAGGCAAAGTAGGGGAAGGCGCAACCTTTCGGTTCACGCTAGGATGATTGGAGAGCTCTTTTGGTTAGGACGGGTTCCCATGATTGATAAAGCACGCGTCATTCTGCTGGTGGAAGATGACCCGGATCACGAAGCACTTACGAAGCGTGCTTTGAAGAAGTCCAACGTGGCAAATGACATTGTCGTAGCACACGATGGCGAAGAGGCGCTGCATCTGCTCTTCGATCCTCCGCCTGCCGGTTTGCATACGCTTCCTCAGGTTGTGCTGCTCGACCTGAAGTTACCGAAGATAGATGGATTGGAAGTACTGCGCGCAATCCGCACGAAGGAGATCACGCGCCTGCTGCCTGTGGTCATCCTTACATCTTCCGACGAAGAGAGCGATATGGTCCGCAGCTATAGCCTTGGCGTGAACAGCTACATTCGCAAACCAGTAAACTTCAGTGAATTCGCCGAAGCAGCACGACAACTGGGAATGTACTGGCTGGTATTAAACGAATGCCCACCTACGAACAAGTAACCCGACGGCATTTGGAGATCCTGCTGGTCGAGGACAGCGAGGATGACGCTGCCCTGCTGGAGTTGTACCTCAAACGGTCGGGCTACGCACCTGTAATCACTCGGGTGGAAACCGCGGCAGAGATGTCCCAGGCTTTGGCGGATCCTGCCCATCCATGGGACGTTATTCTCGCGGATTACAACTTACCTTCCTTTAGCGCACCGCAGGCGTTAAGGCTCCTGAAGTCCACCACACTTGACCTGCCATTCATCGTAATGTCTGGAGCTGTAACCGAAGAAACCGCCGTAGCCTCCATGCGAGCCGGCGCCCACGACTATGTTTCCAAGCAGAATCTTGCCCGGCTGATTCCCGCGATCGAACGCGAAATCGGCGAAGCCAAAGACCGCCGCGACAGGCTTGCCGCCGAACGTGCTCTGCGCCTGAGTGAAGAACGGTTTCGCCAATTGGTAGAAGCCATGCCCCTGGGATTGCTGCTCAGCGATCGCGCTGGACGAATCCTCTATGGCAACGCCGCTCTGCTGAAGCTTCTCGGATACAGCAAGCAGGAAATTGAAAGTGGCACCATCACCTTCGCGCAACTCTTCGCCCCGAAAACAGGCCACAGCGGCGCATCGCACGATGCATGGGAAGGCCACGGGGAGCCGGTTGAGACTTCTTTGATAACCCGGGAGGGAGCAGTTGTGCCAACGCTGATGGGAACCGCCCTGCTCAACCCTCAGTCCCCACCCTATGAACAGCAGATTGCGGCTTTTCTCGCCGATCTTACCGACCAGAAGCGCGGGCAGGATGTTCTGCGCCGAACGGAAAAGCTCGCGGCAGCCGGACGCATGGCGGCTTCTATTGCTCACGAAATCAATAACCCGCTCGAGGCTGTCACCAATTGCCTCTATCTCATCGCTCAAACGGACTTAACTGAGGATGGCCAAAAATATGTCAACCTGGCGCAGACAGAATTGGAACGAGTCATCCACATTACCACCCAGACACTGCGCTTTTATCGCCAGAACTCGCAACCGGTAAAGACCGACGTCCACGATCTAATCGAGACCGTTCTCGCTCTCTGGGACAAGAAATTGCACAGCTACGGTATCAGAATCGACCGCCGCCTGGAACAGATACCGAGGATCGTCGCGTACGATGGCGAAGTGCGTCAGGTGATCGCGAACCTTATCTGCAATGCCATGGATGCAATGCAGAACAGCGGCGGCAAACTGGTGGTGCACACAGCTCCTGCAACCGATTGGAAGCAACTCACCCCAGGCATCGCCATCACCATAGCCGATACGGGCTCGGGCATGGATCGAAAAACACTGGAGCGGATCTTCGAACCATTCTTTTCGACTAAAGGCCTCACCGGAACGGGCCTTGGTCTCTGGGTAAGCCATGAACTGATCGAAAAACACTACGGATCGATCTCGGTGCGAAGCTGGGCGGCGCAACCAAGCGGCACGGTCTTTCGTTTGTTTCTGCCGCTGGAGCCGCCCGCAGCATACAGCCTCGATACTCTCTAGGTCATCGCAACAGCCTGAAAAGAAATACATCCCGAGTAACACTTCCCTTTTGATCGAGCCTCCCAAGGATTTATTTCGTCTGGCAAGGCAAGTCCAATGGCAAGCTTTTACGAATGGAAAGGCTGACGCGGACCCCAAGTCTGCAGCATAATAGAGCTACTCCCATCCTCGAGGACATGTAACCGTGACGGATACAATTCGCACTTGTGTTATCGGCTTTGGCCAGGCAGGACGTTTTTTTCACACAGCCGTCGTCCATGCTGTTCCCGGACTTGAACTCACTGGCATTGTGCAGCGCCATGGGAATGAGGCGGCACAGGAGTATCCCTCAGCCACCATTTACCGGGAGGCGCAGGATGCCATCGATGACCCCAGGCTCCAGCTCATTGTGGTTGCAACGCCGAACGAAAGCCACTTCGATCTCGCGCGGCGTGCGCTGGAAGCAGGAAAGCACGTCGTCGTCGACAAGCCTTTTACGCTCAGCTCCAGCGATGCCGCAAAACTTGTAGAGCTAAGCCGCGCTAAGAACCTTGTTCTCTCGGCCTACCAGAACCGGCGCTGGGACGGTGATTTCCTGACATTAAAGGACCTTGTCGATGCGCACAAGGTGGGTTCGCTCGTTAGCTACGAATCCCACTTCGACCGCTGGCGTCCGCAGCGCAAACCGGAAGTCTGGCGCGAGAGTGGCGCAGCCGGCGGCGGTCTGACATGGGATATCGGTCCCCATCTTATCGATCAGGCATTAGTGCTCTTCGGCCCTCCGAAGGCAGTGTTTGCGGATATACGCACGGAGCGCGAAGGCGCCATCACGGATGACGCATTCGACATCCGTCTCTACTATCCCAAGCTCTCGGTTCTGCTGCGCGTCACCAGCCTGGCGCTCGTTCCCGGACCGCGCTTCGCCATCTATGGCAACAAAGGATGTTACATCAAGTATGGACTCGACCCGCAGGAAGAGGCCCTCAAACGCGGAGAGCGCTTCGAGTCTCCCGCATGGGGAACGGAGCCTCCACAGAACTGGGGCATCCTCACTCTTGAGGAAGAGGGCGCTCACGTCGCCATGCCGGTTGAGACGCGCACCGGGGACTACCGAGGCTATTATGCGAATGTGCGGGATGCGATCCTGGGCCGCGCTCCCCTGGCCGTTACCGGCAGTCAGGCGTGGCGCGTCATCCGCATGGTGGAGCTCGTCCTCGAAAGCCACCGCAAGCGCGCTGTACTCGATTGCGATCTGCAACAGTTTCCTGACTGATGTTGAGTCAAACAATGATGCAGCTTCTTTCTTGAAAAGAAGCTGCATCGGAAACGCCCGGTGAGTAAGCCCATCCTTCGCGTCGGAATTCTAAGACTCCCCCGCAGAACTACCGTTCTGGATTGGCTCCCGTACTATTGCGAACGATCAGTTGAGGCTCAATCCGGTACTCTACTCCGGGCCGTTCTTCCTTCGGATTCTCGGTGTAGAGTGCATGGAAAGCGCGTTCGGCGATCTCCGACCGCGAAAGCCGAACCGTGGTCATCGTCGGATGCATAAAGGAGCACAGCTCAATGTCATCGAAGCCTGCGACGGAAATATCCTCCGGCACGCGCAGGTTCCTTTGGTGAATCGCGCCTATGGCTCCAATAGCCGTCAGGTCATTGGACGACACCACCGCTGTTGGCCAGGGTTTGCGATCCAGCAGACGCTCCATTGCGAGGCGGCCTCCATCCGGGCGATGGTTGGCCAACTCCATCAGCTCGTCCTTCAGCGGAATTCCATACTCTTCCGCGGCTGCGAGAAATGCATCGCGACGCGCACGCGCGGAGGCCAGATTCATCGGCCCGGAGATGAATGCGATGCGCTCATGGCCTAACTCCACCAGATGTGCCAGAGCCGCCCGGATTCCCTTCCCATAGTCGACGACGATGTTGCTGATGCCCATGCCCAGTCGGCCGGTATCCAGAAACACGATGGGAATATGACGGCTGCTCAGGCGATCGATGAGGTGAGCATCCATCTCGGAAGTCATGATGGCGACTCCGTCTACCTTGCGCTCCAGCATGCGCTGTACGCAAAGTTCTGTGCGCTCCGAACTGTAGCCAGTGTTCGCGATGATCACGTCCTGGCCATGGGTTACCGCCACATCCTCAAAGCTCTTAACCAAATCCGGAAAGAATGGATTCGTGATGTCCGAGATGATCAAACCATACAATCGGCTGCGTCCCGAACCGAGGGCTCGAGCGTTGGTATTCGGATAATAGTTCAGTGCCAGTATGGCGGTACGCACCCGCTCGGCGGTCTCCGGAGAAACTTTGTCTGAGCCGTTGATCGTACGCGATACTGTCGCGGTCGAGACGTTAGCCTTCCTGGCTACCTCTCGAATATTCATGGACATCCCCGAGGAGAAACAGAATTTGCTGTGTCAGTCTATGCAATAAATGCAAGAGAAACAACAGCTTTCACAAAATTGCCGAATGTCGCCCTTAACATGCATCCAGTATGGACCCATCGACATACCGATGAATTTATAGTTTGCCTGGTCCGCGTAAGACAGCGGCAGACCGCCGTTCCCTCCTGAGTCGCATCGACCGGTCCTTTTTTGTCCCCCTAACTTTCCCACCGCCGACAACTCTGCCACTTGACAGTCGCATGTTTCGGGGACCACCATTATGACCGTGAGTCATATATGGTCGTTGGTCGCAATATAGAATCTCCCGGCCTCGCAAATACTCTTGATTCCCAGGGGCTCCCGCATCTCCAAAGCATGGGACGTCGCGAGCGTCGCGCCGCAGAGACACGCCTTCGCCTGTTTCGCAGCGCGCTCCAGTTGATCGCAGAGCGTGGACTTTCCCATGTTACGGTCGAAGACATTACGAAAGCGGCGGATGTCGGCAAGGGGACATTTTTCAATTACTTCCCTACGAAAGACCATGTCCTCGGCGTGATGGCCGAAATTCAGCTCGGCAAAGTGCACGAGGCCCTCGATCAGGCCACGAGCGGCAAACGCACCATTCAGTATGTGCTCCGCCATCTCATGGCTCGCATTGGGGAGGAGCCTGGGCGCAGCCCCGATCTTGCCCGCGCCTTTATATCATCCTTTGCAGCCAGCGCAGTGGTTCGAGAGCAGATCGATCGCAACATGCTCGATGGGCGGGGTATGGTCGCGAAGATCATTGAGATCGGCCAGCAACGTGGCGAGATCGATTCACGCCTGAAGAAAGAAAAGCTGGCATGGCTGCTCCAGCAAACATTCTTCGGAACTCTTCTGGTGTGGTCTTTGCATGGCGAGCCACCGCTGCAGGATTTAGTTCATGAAAACTTTAAATATTTCTGGAGAGCGATAGCCGCTCCCCGCCGAAGGTGAAGGCGATGAAGCGAAACTTTGTCAGTCTTATCCTCTGCCTGCTGATTGTTGTCAATTGTCGGTCCGGGCGGACCCAGGAAGCAACGATCTACCGCCTGACAATGCGCGACGCCATAGAGAAGGGCCTGCGGGAAAACCTCTCCGTCCTTGTTGCAAACACTCGTATCGACGAGGCCAGCGGAACGAGGGTACGGCGCATGTCTGCTGCTCTTCTTCCACGTGTTCAGGCAGAGAGCTATGCCAGCCTGCAAAACAGGAATCTGCGCGCATTTGGTATTGCGTTCCCCGGCGTCCCATCGGTCGTGGGCCCATTTTCCAACTATGACTTCCGCGTCTCCGCAACACAGAATGTTCTCGACCTTCAGGCCTATCGAAGCTGGAAGGCAAGCGAGCATGCCGTCGATGCCAACAGAATGGACTATCAGGACGCTCGCGATCTCATCATACGAGCCATCGCCGGTCTATATCTCAATGCGGAGTCTGCCGCCGCGCGAGTGGATGCAGCGCAATCCCGCGTAACCGAATCCAGTGCTCTGTATCAGCTTGCCAAAAACAAACACGATGCGGGAACTGCCACTGGTGTCGATGTCCTTCGCTCCCAGGTACAACTCGCCAATGACAAACAGGCATTGCTGGCAACACAGAATCAGCACAAACAAGCATTGCTTATTCTGGCGCGCAATCTCGGCATCGAGCCCGCTGCTCCATTGGAACTAGCCGAATCGCTTCGCTATCAACCGCTCGATCATCCAGCGGCTGAAAGCATCTTGTCATCGGCACTGCTCGCGCGGCCCGATTACCTCTCCCTGGCAAGCCAGAGAAAGGGACTAATCGACCAGCAGCGAGCCAATCATGCACGCTATCTTCCCCGGCTCAGCATCAATGGTAACTATGGCGGGTTGGGACGCACCATCGGCAGCGTTCAAGGTACAGGCCTCCTTCAGGGCCAGGTCGATATCACTCTCTTCGACCGGGATCGCAATGGTGAAGAACAAGAGCTTGCCAGCCGTCTCAAGCGCATCGACGAACAGATTGCTGACCTGCGTCGCGGTATCGATCAGGATATTCGCGAGGCGCTGCTGAACCTTGAGTCTGCTTCCGCGCAGGTGGCCGTGGCCAGCGAGGGCCAGGGTCTTGCGCAGCGGGAGCTTCAGCTCGCGCAGGATCGATTCCGGTCAGGCGTCACGAATAATGTTGAGGTCGTTACTGCGCAGGACGAGCTGGCCCGCGCACAGGAGAACTACATTCTTGCTGTTTCCAGCTACGCGGATGCGAACTTCGCTTTGGGGCGTGCTGCAGGCGGCACGGAGAAGAACATCGGCGAATATCTGGGTAATCCCTGAACCACCGGGATGCTGCGTGTGTATCAGAGAAACCCAGCCTGCGAGGTTTGAATCTATGAAACGTCGTCTTATTGTTCTGGTTGTATTGGCGGCCCTGGTTGCCGCCGGAGTGTATCTCTATCCGCGCTTCAAGCGGAAAGCTCCGCCCGCCAACCAGCTCACGCTCTCCGGTAATATTGAAGCGCACGAGAGCCTGGTCGGCTTCAAGGTGCCAGGACGCATCGTCGAACTTCCCATCGAAGAAGGCCAGTGGATCGAACGCGGCACCCTGATTGCACGCCTGGATCAGGCCGACTACCAGCAGAAGGTGCACATCGATCAAGCTAACGTTGGCGTGCGCCAGTCCAATCTCAATCTCGTTCTCGCCGGTACTCGCGAGCAGGACATCAAGGCCGCGCAGCAGACTATGCTCGATGCGCAAGCCGACCTGCAGCAGAAGAAGCTGGATGCGCAACGCGCCGAGCGGCTCTACAGCGAAGACGCCATCTCGGCGCAGGATCGCGATCTTGCCGAGACTGCGCTCAAGCGTGCCCAGGCATCCTTTGAAGCCAACGAGCAGCGCTACAACAAAGCCCAGGAAGGCAACCGCAAAGAGGACGTAGCCATCGCGCGCGCCGACCTCAACGCGGCACGCGCCAACCTCGGTATGTCGCACGTCAATCTGAGCTACTCAACTTTGTATGCTCCAACATCCGGCGTCATCACCGTGCGCCAGGCGGAACAAGGAGAGGTGGTTGTTCCGGGCACACCCGTAGTTACCCTCGCCGATCTTGATCACATCTGGCTACGCGCCTATCTTGCTGAGACCGATCTTGGCCGCGTTCGCTGGGGACAGGATGCTGTCATCACCACAGACACCTACCCCGGCAAGCAATACCACGGACGAATCTCGTTTATTGCCTCGAATGCCGAGTTCACTCCGAAGAGTGTGCAAACGTATCAGGAGCGCGTAACGCTGGTCTACCGGATCAAGATTGATATCGACAACACGAATCACGAATTGAAGCCCGGCATGCCAGCAGATGCCCACGTCACGATTGCAGGGAGCAGCAACTCCGCGCCGCAACAAAAGAACGTGCAGGAGAAGTGATGGCAGCTCCTTCGTCATCCGCGATCACGGTTCGCGATCTCACAAAGAGCTTCGCTGGAGTCTGCGCCGTCGATCATCTCTCGTTCGATGTGCAGCCCGGAGAGATCTTCGGCCTGGTCGGACCGGATGGCGCAGGCAAAACAACAACTCTGCGCATGCTCGCCGGCATCATGCTGCCAGACGAAGGCGGAGCCACTGTCGCCGGCGTTGATGTGGTGCGCACTCCGGAGGCTGCCAAACACGACCTTAGCTACATGCCGCAGCGGTTCGGCTTATACGAGGACCTCACCGTCACCGAAAACATTCGCTTCTATGCCGATCTCTTTGGCGTAAAAAGAGCAGAACGAGACACGCGTGCTGCGCAACTGCTTCAGGCCGCGGGGATGAGCGAGTTCCCCAAGCGCCTTGCTGGAAATCTTTCCGGCGGAATGAAACAGAAACTGGGACTCGTCTGCGCCCTGATTCATCGGCCCAGGATTGTTCTTCTCGACGAGCCTACAACCGGCGTCGATCCGGTTTCACGCAGGGATTTCTGGCGCATTCTCTATGAGCTCATCTCCGAAGGTATCGCCATCCTCACATCGACTGCTTACCTGGATGAGGCAGAGCGCTGCCATCGTGTCGCATTGTTGCATCAAGGCAAGCTGCTCTTCTGCGACACTCCAGACAATCTAAAGATGAAGTTTGGAAAAGACGTGCTGTCGATTCCATCCTCGGATGCACGCCGCGCCCATCAAGAACTAGAACATGCGGAGGGAATCTCGAGTCTGATCCTGACTGGCGATGGCGTGCACGTAGTCGTAGACAATGCTGGCCGTCGCATCCCGGAATTCGAGAATCGGCTGCGCAACTCTGGCATTCCTTACGATGCAATCCGTCAGGTTACGCCAACCATCGAAGACCTCTTCGTGGATGCTGTAACGAGTGGGCAAGGAGTATCGCCCCATGACTGAGAACGGCAACTCCGTCGTGGTCGACAATCTCGTGAAGAAATTTGGAGATTTCGTGGCTGTCGATCACATCAGCCTGGAAACACGGAAAGGCGAAATCTTTGGCTTTCTCGGCCCGAATGGCGCAGGCAAGTCCACGACGATTCGAATGCTCTGCGGCCTGCTTCGGCCCACCTCTGGCCGAGCCGTGGTTGCAGGCTTTGATGTCAGCCGCGCTCCTGAGATGGTTCGACAGAACATCGGCTACATGTCGCAAAAGTTTTCGCTCTATAACGATCTTAAGGTCATCGAAAACCTTCGCCTCTTTGCCGGTCTCTATGAAGTTCGTTCCAGCGAACTCAAAGCACGCATCGATTGGGCTCTCGAGATGGCGAATCTGAAGGGCCGGGAGGATTCCCTCGTAAGCACGCTTCCCGGCGGTTGGAAGCAACGTCTTGCCCTCGGATGCGCCGTCTTGCATAAGCCACCTGTCCTATTTCTTGACGAGCCTACCTCCGGTGTCGATCCTATCTCGCGCCGCCAGTTCTGGGATCTGATCCACCAGATGTCGGGAGAAGGTGTGACGGTCTTCGTCACCACCCACTACATGGAAGAGGCAGAATACTGCAACCGGCTCGCACTGATTTTTCGCGGCAAAATGGTCGCGCTCGGCACTCCTTCAGAACTCAAGCAGAAATCGATGACAGGAGATTTGCTGTTGGTCGAATGCGAGCCGCTCGGTCCGGCGGTGGAAGCATTGCAATCCGCTCCAGATGTCCTCGATGCAGCTGTCTTTGGAAATGCGCTGCACCTGGTTGTGAAGCATGCCGATGCCGCAATACCCGCAGTGAAAGGCTATCTGCGAAACCATGGTGTGACCGTAAGACGCGTCGAGACGATTCGTCCCAGCCTGGAGGACGTCTTCGTCGCTCTCACCGCGGAGTCAAAACCGTCATGAGCATCACCCGTTTTTTTGCCGTCGCGCGGAAGGAGTTTATCCAGATTCGCCGCGACTCGCGCAGCTTGATCATCGTCCTGCTCATGCCCGTGATCCTCATGCTGCTGTTCGGCTATGGCGTGAATCTCGACCTGAAACACCTGCCGGTCTATGTGTATGATCGCGACGGCAGTCAGCAAAGCCAGGATCTCCTCAAACGCTTCCAGGCGAGTGAGTATTTCAACATCGTCATGGTCGCAAGGAATTATCCGGAGCTCGTTCGAGCCATGGATAGCGGCCGTGCCAGGATGGGGATCGTGATTCCCTGGGATTTCTCGCAGCGGCTCCAGGATGGGCGTTCCACACAACTGCAAGCAATTGTCGATGCGACCGATGACAACACTGCCAACATACTCATTGGCTATACCAGGGCTGTGGTCCAAAGCTACTCGTCGGACATTCAACTCAACTGGCTTCGCAGTCAGGGGCTACAAGCCCAGACCGCTTCGGTTAGCGTCGAAACCCGTACCTGGTACAACGAGAATCTCGATAGTAGCGCCTTTATCGTTCCCGGCGTGCTTGCGCTGGTGATGTCGGTAATCGGAGCGTTCCTCACCTCCCTTACTATCGCGCGGGAATGGGAA
Proteins encoded in this region:
- a CDS encoding oxidoreductase; its protein translation is MTDTIRTCVIGFGQAGRFFHTAVVHAVPGLELTGIVQRHGNEAAQEYPSATIYREAQDAIDDPRLQLIVVATPNESHFDLARRALEAGKHVVVDKPFTLSSSDAAKLVELSRAKNLVLSAYQNRRWDGDFLTLKDLVDAHKVGSLVSYESHFDRWRPQRKPEVWRESGAAGGGLTWDIGPHLIDQALVLFGPPKAVFADIRTEREGAITDDAFDIRLYYPKLSVLLRVTSLALVPGPRFAIYGNKGCYIKYGLDPQEEALKRGERFESPAWGTEPPQNWGILTLEEEGAHVAMPVETRTGDYRGYYANVRDAILGRAPLAVTGSQAWRVIRMVELVLESHRKRAVLDCDLQQFPD
- a CDS encoding LacI family DNA-binding transcriptional regulator, producing MNIREVARKANVSTATVSRTINGSDKVSPETAERVRTAILALNYYPNTNARALGSGRSRLYGLIISDITNPFFPDLVKSFEDVAVTHGQDVIIANTGYSSERTELCVQRMLERKVDGVAIMTSEMDAHLIDRLSSRHIPIVFLDTGRLGMGISNIVVDYGKGIRAALAHLVELGHERIAFISGPMNLASARARRDAFLAAAEEYGIPLKDELMELANHRPDGGRLAMERLLDRKPWPTAVVSSNDLTAIGAIGAIHQRNLRVPEDISVAGFDDIELCSFMHPTMTTVRLSRSEIAERAFHALYTENPKEERPGVEYRIEPQLIVRNSTGANPER
- a CDS encoding TetR/AcrR family transcriptional regulator — its product is MGRRERRAAETRLRLFRSALQLIAERGLSHVTVEDITKAADVGKGTFFNYFPTKDHVLGVMAEIQLGKVHEALDQATSGKRTIQYVLRHLMARIGEEPGRSPDLARAFISSFAASAVVREQIDRNMLDGRGMVAKIIEIGQQRGEIDSRLKKEKLAWLLQQTFFGTLLVWSLHGEPPLQDLVHENFKYFWRAIAAPRRR
- a CDS encoding TolC family protein is translated as MKRNFVSLILCLLIVVNCRSGRTQEATIYRLTMRDAIEKGLRENLSVLVANTRIDEASGTRVRRMSAALLPRVQAESYASLQNRNLRAFGIAFPGVPSVVGPFSNYDFRVSATQNVLDLQAYRSWKASEHAVDANRMDYQDARDLIIRAIAGLYLNAESAAARVDAAQSRVTESSALYQLAKNKHDAGTATGVDVLRSQVQLANDKQALLATQNQHKQALLILARNLGIEPAAPLELAESLRYQPLDHPAAESILSSALLARPDYLSLASQRKGLIDQQRANHARYLPRLSINGNYGGLGRTIGSVQGTGLLQGQVDITLFDRDRNGEEQELASRLKRIDEQIADLRRGIDQDIREALLNLESASAQVAVASEGQGLAQRELQLAQDRFRSGVTNNVEVVTAQDELARAQENYILAVSSYADANFALGRAAGGTEKNIGEYLGNP
- a CDS encoding efflux RND transporter periplasmic adaptor subunit, with the translated sequence MKRRLIVLVVLAALVAAGVYLYPRFKRKAPPANQLTLSGNIEAHESLVGFKVPGRIVELPIEEGQWIERGTLIARLDQADYQQKVHIDQANVGVRQSNLNLVLAGTREQDIKAAQQTMLDAQADLQQKKLDAQRAERLYSEDAISAQDRDLAETALKRAQASFEANEQRYNKAQEGNRKEDVAIARADLNAARANLGMSHVNLSYSTLYAPTSGVITVRQAEQGEVVVPGTPVVTLADLDHIWLRAYLAETDLGRVRWGQDAVITTDTYPGKQYHGRISFIASNAEFTPKSVQTYQERVTLVYRIKIDIDNTNHELKPGMPADAHVTIAGSSNSAPQQKNVQEK